A single genomic interval of Hemibagrus wyckioides isolate EC202008001 linkage group LG13, SWU_Hwy_1.0, whole genome shotgun sequence harbors:
- the rcvrnb gene encoding recoverin b produces the protein MDQIKIQTMIPCNPEQNSLALNSGCDYVRQFTEAEQLSKESFLKMGNSKSGALSKELLEDLKSNTTYTEEQLYAWYQAFLKECPSGCISREQFESIYARFFPDANPKAYAQHVFRSFDSDSNGTLDFKEYIVALHLTSSGKTIEKLEWAFSLYDVDKNGSITKNEINEIVKSIFNMISQEDQKNLPEDENTPEKRTEKIWDFFGKREKDKITEGEFIKGVMDNKNILRLIQFDEPQKIQNRMKQKKQ, from the exons ATGGATCAAATCAAGATCCAAACCATGATCCCTTGTAATCCAGAGCAAAACAGTCTGGCTTTAAATAGCGGGTGTGATTATGTCAGGCAGTTTACTGAAGCTGAGCAGCTGAGCAAAGAATCCTTTCTCAAGATGGGCAACAGTAAAAGTGGTGCTCTTTCTAAAGAACTACTGGAGGACCTGAAGtccaacactacatacactgaAGAGCAGCTTTACGCTTGGTATCAAGCCTTTCTGAAAGAATGCCCAAGTGGATGCATCAGCAGGGAGCAGTTTGAAAGCATTTACGCCAGGTTCTTTCCCGATGCGAACCCCAAGGCCTACGCTCAGCACGTGTTTCGAAGTTTCGACTCGGATAGTAATGGCACACTCGATTTTAAAGAGTATATTGTGGCACTGCATCTCACCTCCTCTGGAAAGACCATCGAGAAGCTCGAGTGGGCCTTCTCTTTGTACGATGTTGATAAGAACGGCAGCATAACAAAAAATGAGATCAATGAAATTGTCAAG tcaatatttaacatgatcTCCCAAGAGGACCAGAAGAACCTCCCAGAAGATGAAAACACACcagaaaaaagaacagaaaaaatcTGGGACTTTTTTGGGAAAAGAGAAAAGG ATAAAATTACAGAAGGAGAGTTCATCAAGGGAGTGATGGACAATAAGAACATCCTCAGACTGATCCAGTTTGATGAGCCTCAGAAGATTCAGAACCGAATGAAACAAAAGAAGCAATGA